Below is a genomic region from Lawsonia intracellularis PHE/MN1-00.
TTTGAATACTAAACAAAATAGGAGGAAAATATGTTTTACCTCCTATTTCTTGAGAAAAACAAATTAATAAAGGTAAAGTAAATGGTCGAATATTATGTATGACTAATGGATTACTTCGTAAGATATAATCTTCTGAATCCCCATAGGAGGGAATAAGACCCCAGTTGTTACTTATCCATTTTATAGATATTACCAATTGTAATATAAAAAGAATAGAGAAAAAAATTTGAATATATATTTTAAAGGATTTTTTTCTAATTATTTTTACCATAGATTATTAGCTAGAATATAGTTCAAAGTTAAAAGTTTAGTATAATTATATCATTGCTGGTAAACTATAGTCGTTCCAACTTGTTCAAAAGTAAACTCTATTTCACGCAACTCAGATAATGCTCGTCTTACACGATTATGATTTTCTTCTTGAACATAGAAAAGAAGAAATCCGCCACCTCCAGCACCAAGGAGCTTCCCTCCAATAGCGCCTGCATCAAGAGCTTTTTTATACCAATTATCTATTTTTTCATTTGTTACTCCTGAAGCCAGTTGCCGTTTAAGCTCCCAATTTTCATGAAGAATTTCTCCCATCATATTGATATTATTGTTTAATAGTGCTTTACGTAATTCAAAAGCAAGGTTAACCATCTGGGAAAGAATCTTACTAATTTGTACTTTATTCACGGTATTGTCTTTTTGCTCAGCAAGAATTTCCATTGCTGCACGAGTGGTTCCTGTGTAAAAAAGTAAAAGATTTTTTTGTAGTCGTTCTTTTCCTTCTCTACATAAACAAAGTTTTTCTACAGTAACAGATTCATCTGGATGAAATTGAATAAAATTAAGACCACCAACAGCACAAGCATATTGGTCTTGTTTTCCAATAGGATCTCCTAGTTTATTGATTTCAACATCACAGGCATATGCTGCTAATCCTTCACGACTAATATATCGTCCTTCTGTATAAGTATTACAAAGAAGAGCAAGACCAACAGTAAATGCTGAAGAAGAGCCTAGTCCAGTTCCTGATGGGATATCAGCACATGAGTTAAAATCTACTCCCTTTACATTAAAATCTTTAAAAACTTGATGCAGGATAGGGTGTTGGATTTCTTTAATAGTTGAGACATGTTCATTACGTGTATATTTAAGTAAATATCCATTTTGATGGAAATATGGGTATATGGAAAGATATACATATTTATTAATACTTGTGCTAACAACAGCACCACCATGTTTGAGATAGTATGCAGGGAGATCACTACCTCCCCCAGCAAAACTAATTCGTAATGGTGTACGTGTAATAATCATAATAATTCCTTTTGGAATGTATTTAGACTATTTTAAAATAATATCAATAGCTTCTGATAAAGAGTCTGCTTGTAGGTTATACTGATATGAAGGGATAGAAGTTGAAACAGCACCAATAAATGCTGTGTTACACTTAGCAGCTTTACCTGCTATCATATCGACTATGTTGTCTCCTATCATCCAAGATTGTTCCATATTAATATTAAATTGTTTCATAGCACTAAAAAATAAACCTGGTTGTGGTTTCCTACAGTTACATACTGTTTTTAATTCTTGACGTTCTCCTACAAAACCTTTCTCAGGATAATGAGGACAGTAGAAAATTGCATCTAAGTATGCTCCCTCATTACCTAATAATGTTTCCATATATGCATGTAGAGCTTCAAGAGCTTCTTCACTAAAAAAACCTTTTGCAATACCTGGTTGGTTAGTAATGATGATAGCCAACTTACCACTTTGATTAATTTTCCTAATAGATTTTGTAACACCAGGGAGTAACATAAATTGTGTTTTATCAATACTATTGTTCATATTAGTACAAACAACACCATCTCTATCTAAAAAAATAGCAGGACGAGCATTATCTTGGTGTAATTTTGTAACTTTTCCACATATAACATCATAAGAAACTTGCTTTAAACGTTCTTTTGTTCCCATATCTTTAATATATTCTGCAGTCTTATAGGCAGAAAATAAGTTACCGCTTTCTTGTTGAACAATATATGGAAATATATCTTTACCAAAATCTGAATATGAATCTGAAGGGATATGATTAAAAATGAGAGGATCAAGGATATATACCCCTGCATTAACAATATTTTGATAGAAAAAATTTTTTGGATGAGGTTTAGGGAAAAATCCTATAATAGTATTATTTAAATCTACTTTAATAATATCACTATCATGAGGATGATCATTAGGATGAACGACAATTGTGCCATATAAAGAAGGGTGTGTTTCATCAAATTTTATTAATTTATGGAGATTAAAGTTCATGACGATATCTCCATAAAAAACTAGAAATCGACTTTGTAAAAAAGGTTGTGCTAGTTTAACACTTCCAGATGTTCCTAGTGGAAATGGCTCTTTTATATGTGTAATGTCAACGTCAAAACGACTACCATCACCAAAATATTCTTGGATATGACATGAAAGTCTACCAGAAAGAATAAAAAATTTTTTTATACCATATTGTTTAGCAAAAAAAATCTGACGTTCTAAGAGAGGGACTCCATTAATAGGAATCATTGATTTAGGAATAGTTGGTACCCCTAAACGAGTAGCATTACCACCAGCAATGATTACACAGTCCATAAGTTTTTTTTACTACCATTTTATATCTATACGAAGTCTTTTTATTAATCCATTATATATAGATATGAACATATTAAAAGAATTAAATATATAAAGCCATTTTAGACAATACACTCCCAAGCTACGAATTGTAATTTTTTTTCCTTGT
It encodes:
- a CDS encoding HAD-IIIA family hydrolase, which codes for MDCVIIAGGNATRLGVPTIPKSMIPINGVPLLERQIFFAKQYGIKKFFILSGRLSCHIQEYFGDGSRFDVDITHIKEPFPLGTSGSVKLAQPFLQSRFLVFYGDIVMNFNLHKLIKFDETHPSLYGTIVVHPNDHPHDSDIIKVDLNNTIIGFFPKPHPKNFFYQNIVNAGVYILDPLIFNHIPSDSYSDFGKDIFPYIVQQESGNLFSAYKTAEYIKDMGTKERLKQVSYDVICGKVTKLHQDNARPAIFLDRDGVVCTNMNNSIDKTQFMLLPGVTKSIRKINQSGKLAIIITNQPGIAKGFFSEEALEALHAYMETLLGNEGAYLDAIFYCPHYPEKGFVGERQELKTVCNCRKPQPGLFFSAMKQFNINMEQSWMIGDNIVDMIAGKAAKCNTAFIGAVSTSIPSYQYNLQADSLSEAIDIILK
- a CDS encoding GHMP kinase, whose amino-acid sequence is MIITRTPLRISFAGGGSDLPAYYLKHGGAVVSTSINKYVYLSIYPYFHQNGYLLKYTRNEHVSTIKEIQHPILHQVFKDFNVKGVDFNSCADIPSGTGLGSSSAFTVGLALLCNTYTEGRYISREGLAAYACDVEINKLGDPIGKQDQYACAVGGLNFIQFHPDESVTVEKLCLCREGKERLQKNLLLFYTGTTRAAMEILAEQKDNTVNKVQISKILSQMVNLAFELRKALLNNNINMMGEILHENWELKRQLASGVTNEKIDNWYKKALDAGAIGGKLLGAGGGGFLLFYVQEENHNRVRRALSELREIEFTFEQVGTTIVYQQ